One genomic window of Acidovorax radicis includes the following:
- a CDS encoding two-component system response regulator, with the protein MNSPLEISGKCTVLVVDDTPDNLSLMSDLLRTDYKVKLAPSGERALQIVAAESKPDLILLDIMMPDMDGYEVLRRLQFNPDTEDIPVIFLTAMSASEDESIGLELGAVDYITKPINPAIVMARVRNHLQLKRARDYLARHNLLLEQEITNRTRALAELQDATIRAMASLAETRDNETGNHIRRTQHYVEALARHLQDHPRFKDDLTDTAIETIFKSAPLHDIGKVGIPDRILLKPGKLTPEEFEIMKTHTTLGRDAIVAAETDAMLDNPFFRYAKEITYSHQEKWDGSGYPEGLMGNNIPLSARLMAVADVYDALISERVYKPAYSHEHAVEIIRDGRGSHFDPDMVDAFLALSEEFRRIAQRFADAEPSRLAEIDRLAADVPPERVERMSGEEPR; encoded by the coding sequence ATGAACAGCCCACTGGAGATAAGCGGTAAGTGCACGGTGCTGGTTGTCGACGACACCCCCGACAACCTGTCACTGATGAGCGATCTTCTGCGCACGGACTACAAGGTCAAACTGGCACCCAGTGGCGAGCGAGCGCTGCAGATCGTGGCCGCAGAGAGCAAGCCCGACCTGATCCTGCTGGACATCATGATGCCGGACATGGACGGCTACGAGGTGCTGCGCCGCCTGCAATTCAACCCCGACACCGAAGACATTCCGGTTATTTTTCTCACTGCCATGAGCGCGTCGGAAGACGAAAGCATTGGCCTGGAGCTGGGTGCGGTGGACTACATCACCAAGCCCATCAACCCCGCCATCGTGATGGCCCGTGTGCGCAACCACCTGCAGCTCAAGCGTGCACGGGACTACCTGGCGCGGCACAACCTGTTGCTGGAGCAGGAGATCACCAACCGCACACGCGCATTGGCCGAGCTGCAGGACGCCACCATACGCGCCATGGCGTCTTTGGCCGAAACGCGTGACAACGAGACCGGCAACCACATCCGGCGCACGCAGCACTATGTTGAGGCGCTGGCTCGCCACCTGCAAGACCACCCGCGCTTCAAAGACGATCTCACAGACACCGCCATCGAGACGATCTTCAAATCGGCGCCCCTGCACGATATTGGCAAGGTGGGCATTCCTGACCGCATCCTGCTCAAGCCCGGCAAGCTCACGCCCGAAGAGTTCGAGATCATGAAGACGCACACCACGCTGGGGCGTGACGCCATCGTGGCCGCTGAAACAGATGCGATGCTGGACAACCCGTTCTTTCGCTACGCCAAGGAAATCACCTACAGCCACCAGGAGAAATGGGATGGCTCCGGCTACCCCGAAGGCCTGATGGGCAACAACATCCCCCTGTCCGCGCGGCTGATGGCTGTGGCGGATGTGTATGACGCATTGATCTCAGAACGCGTCTACAAACCCGCTTACTCGCACGAACATGCCGTGGAGATCATCCGCGACGGCCGTGGCAGCCATTTCGACCCCGACATGGTGGACGCCTTTCTTGCGCTGTCCGAAGAGTTTCGGCGCATTGCCCAGCGTTTCGCCGACGCAGAGCCTTCGCGGCTGGCAGAGATCGACCGCCTGGCCGCCGATGTACCCCCGGAGCGCGTCGAGCGGATGTCGGGCGAAGAGCCGCGCTGA
- a CDS encoding acyl-CoA carboxylase subunit beta: MQDILDQLEKKRALARLGGGRKRIDAQHAKGKLTARERIELLLDDGTFEEWDMFVEHRCTDFGMEDNKIPGDGVVTGYGMINGRLVFVFSQDFTVFGGALSETHAEKICKVMDQAMKVGAPVIGLNDSGGARIQEGVASLGGYADVFQKNVLASGVIPQISMIMGPSAGGAVYSPAMTDFIFMVKDSSYMFVTGPEVVKTVTHEEVTAEELGGAVTHTTKSGVADMAFENDVEALMMLRRLYNYLPLNNREKAPVRPSNDPADRMDRSLDTLVPENPNKPYDMKELILKTVDDGDFFELQPEYAKNILIGFARMEGQTVGIVANQPLVLAGCLDIKSSIKAARFVRFCDAFNIPVVTFVDVPGFMPGTSQEYGGIIKHGAKLLYAYAECTVPKITVITRKAYGGAYDVMSSKHLRGDVNLAWPNAEIAVMGAKGAVEIIFREDKNDPVKLAAREAEYKQRFANPFVAGARGFIDDVILPHETRKRICRSLVMLRDKKLENPWRKHGNIPL, from the coding sequence ATGCAAGACATCCTGGATCAACTGGAGAAAAAGCGTGCGCTGGCACGCCTGGGCGGCGGGCGAAAGCGCATTGATGCGCAGCACGCCAAGGGTAAGCTGACGGCGCGCGAGCGCATCGAGCTGCTGCTGGACGACGGCACGTTCGAGGAATGGGACATGTTTGTCGAGCACCGCTGCACCGACTTTGGCATGGAGGACAACAAGATCCCCGGCGACGGTGTGGTGACGGGCTACGGCATGATCAACGGCCGCCTGGTGTTCGTGTTCAGCCAGGATTTCACGGTGTTCGGCGGGGCACTCTCCGAAACCCATGCCGAGAAGATCTGCAAGGTGATGGACCAGGCCATGAAGGTGGGCGCACCGGTCATCGGCCTCAACGACTCGGGCGGCGCGCGCATCCAGGAAGGCGTGGCGTCCCTCGGCGGCTATGCCGACGTGTTCCAGAAGAACGTGCTGGCCAGCGGCGTGATTCCGCAGATCAGCATGATCATGGGCCCCAGCGCTGGCGGCGCTGTGTACTCGCCCGCCATGACGGACTTCATCTTCATGGTCAAGGATTCGAGCTACATGTTCGTGACCGGCCCCGAAGTCGTGAAGACCGTGACCCACGAAGAAGTGACGGCCGAAGAACTGGGCGGCGCCGTGACGCACACCACCAAGAGCGGTGTGGCCGACATGGCGTTTGAGAACGACGTGGAGGCGCTGATGATGCTTCGCCGCCTGTACAACTACCTGCCGCTCAACAACCGCGAAAAGGCCCCGGTTCGCCCCAGCAACGACCCGGCCGACCGCATGGATCGGAGCCTGGACACCCTGGTGCCCGAGAACCCCAACAAGCCCTACGACATGAAGGAGCTGATTCTCAAGACGGTGGACGACGGGGACTTCTTCGAGCTGCAGCCCGAGTACGCCAAGAACATCCTGATCGGCTTTGCCCGCATGGAAGGCCAGACCGTGGGCATCGTGGCCAACCAGCCGCTGGTGCTGGCGGGCTGCCTGGACATCAAGAGTTCCATCAAGGCCGCGCGTTTTGTGCGCTTTTGCGATGCGTTCAACATCCCGGTCGTCACGTTTGTGGACGTGCCCGGCTTCATGCCTGGCACCAGCCAGGAGTACGGCGGCATCATCAAGCACGGCGCCAAGCTGCTCTACGCATATGCCGAGTGCACCGTGCCCAAGATCACCGTCATCACCCGCAAGGCCTACGGCGGCGCTTACGACGTGATGAGCTCCAAGCACCTGCGCGGCGACGTGAACCTGGCCTGGCCCAACGCAGAAATCGCCGTGATGGGCGCCAAGGGCGCGGTGGAAATCATCTTCCGCGAAGACAAGAACGACCCGGTGAAGCTGGCCGCGCGTGAAGCGGAATACAAGCAGCGTTTTGCCAACCCGTTTGTGGCCGGTGCACGGGGCTTTATCGACGACGTGATCCTGCCGCATGAGACGCGCAAGCGCATTTGCCGCAGTCTGGTCATGCTGCGCGATAAGAAGCTGGAAAACCCGTGGCGCAAGCACGGCAACATCCCCCTGTGA
- the meaB gene encoding methylmalonyl Co-A mutase-associated GTPase MeaB: MLHGNAAVQRRAMSKAITLLESTRVDHRAQADELLTQLLPHTGNSFRLGISGVPGVGKSTFIEALGLYLIGQGHRVAVLTIDPSSTVSGGSILGDKTRMEHLSVHEKAYIRPSPSSGTLGGVAEKTREAMLVCEAAGYDVVIVETVGVGQSEIAVAGMTDMFVLMQLPNAGDDLQAIKKGVMEIADLVVINKADIDKNAATRAEAQITSSLRLLSQHGNPENAHHDETLWHPKVVQISALLGQGVDSFWAAVTQFRQLQTANGRLASRREKQALAWMWERIDAGLKLAFRQHPQVRELLPQMQADVAAGRIAASTAARNLLLAQSNQAQAAIK, encoded by the coding sequence ATGTTGCATGGCAACGCTGCCGTGCAGCGCCGCGCCATGTCCAAAGCCATCACCTTGCTCGAATCGACGCGGGTGGACCACCGCGCCCAGGCCGATGAACTGCTCACGCAGTTGCTGCCCCACACCGGCAACTCATTTCGCCTAGGCATCAGCGGCGTGCCGGGCGTAGGCAAGTCCACCTTCATCGAGGCCCTGGGCCTGTACCTGATCGGTCAAGGCCACCGCGTGGCCGTGCTCACCATCGACCCGTCCAGCACCGTCTCGGGCGGATCCATTCTGGGCGACAAGACGCGCATGGAGCACCTGTCGGTGCACGAAAAGGCCTACATCCGCCCCAGCCCGTCCAGCGGCACCTTGGGCGGAGTCGCAGAGAAGACCCGCGAGGCCATGTTGGTCTGCGAGGCCGCAGGCTACGACGTGGTCATTGTCGAAACCGTGGGCGTGGGCCAGAGCGAGATTGCGGTGGCGGGCATGACAGACATGTTTGTGCTGATGCAGTTGCCCAATGCAGGCGACGACCTGCAGGCCATCAAGAAGGGCGTGATGGAGATCGCCGACCTGGTCGTCATCAACAAGGCCGACATCGACAAGAACGCCGCCACGCGGGCCGAGGCGCAGATCACGTCGAGCCTGCGCCTCTTGAGCCAGCACGGCAACCCGGAAAACGCGCACCACGACGAAACCTTGTGGCACCCCAAGGTCGTACAAATCAGCGCGCTGCTGGGGCAGGGTGTGGACAGCTTCTGGGCCGCCGTCACGCAGTTTCGCCAGCTGCAAACTGCCAATGGCCGCCTCGCCTCACGGCGCGAAAAGCAGGCGCTGGCCTGGATGTGGGAGCGTATCGACGCGGGCCTCAAGCTCGCGTTTCGCCAGCACCCGCAGGTGCGCGAGCTGCTGCCGCAAATGCAGGCCGATGTGGCCGCCGGGCGCATCGCGGCATCCACTGCCGCACGAAATCTGCTGCTGGCGCAATCCAATCAGGCGCAAGCAGCTATCAAATAA
- a CDS encoding acetyl/propionyl/methylcrotonyl-CoA carboxylase subunit alpha, whose product MFTKILIANRGEIACRVIATARKMGIATVAVYSDADKEARHVKLADEAVHIGAAPSRESYLLADKIIAACKQTGAQAVHPGYGFLSENEAFAKRCEDEGIAFIGPKAFSIAAMGDKIASKKLANEAKVNTIPGYNDAIAGPEQAVEIAKGIGYPVMIKASAGGGGKGLRVAFNDKEAFEGFASCQNEARNSFGDDRIFIEKFVQEPRHIEIQVLGDSHGNVIYLNERECSIQRRHQKVIEEAPSPFISDATRKAMGEQAVQLAKAVKYQSAGTVEFVVGKDQDFYFLEMNTRLQVEHPVTECITGLDLVELMIRVAAGEKLPLTQADVKRDGWAIECRINAEDPFRNFLPSTGRLVRFQPPEESMFQSDTTKKLGVRVDTGVYEGGEIPMYYDSMIAKLIVHGTDRNDAIAKMRAALNSFVIRGISSNIPFQAALLAHPKFVTGDFNTGFIAENYSKGFHAEDVPHGDPLFLVALAAFMHRRYRARASGISGQLAGHEVKVGEQFVVVTLGAEGQNQHHEVTVSDFEDKSGSSAISAGGNSYQISSTATLGQIRVQGACNGQGFTAQVERGVGKNPLALRIAHNGTQIDALVLSPLGARLHKLMPFKAPPDLSKFLLSPMPGLLVDVAVQPGQKVQAGEKLAVIEAMKMENILFAAQDGVVGKVTAGKGESLAVDQIILEFQ is encoded by the coding sequence ATGTTTACGAAAATCCTGATCGCCAATCGTGGCGAAATCGCCTGCCGCGTCATCGCTACTGCCCGCAAGATGGGTATCGCCACTGTCGCCGTCTACTCCGACGCCGACAAGGAAGCCCGCCACGTCAAGCTGGCCGACGAGGCCGTGCACATTGGCGCTGCGCCTAGCCGCGAGTCCTATCTGCTGGCCGACAAGATCATTGCCGCCTGCAAGCAGACCGGCGCGCAGGCAGTGCACCCGGGCTATGGTTTCCTGTCGGAAAACGAGGCCTTTGCCAAGCGCTGCGAAGACGAAGGCATCGCCTTCATTGGCCCCAAGGCGTTTTCGATTGCTGCCATGGGCGACAAGATCGCTTCCAAGAAGCTGGCCAACGAGGCCAAGGTCAACACCATTCCGGGCTACAACGACGCGATTGCCGGGCCCGAGCAGGCCGTGGAAATTGCCAAGGGCATTGGCTACCCCGTGATGATCAAAGCCTCGGCCGGTGGCGGTGGCAAGGGCCTGCGCGTGGCGTTCAACGACAAGGAAGCGTTTGAAGGCTTTGCCAGCTGTCAGAACGAGGCCCGCAACAGCTTTGGCGACGACCGTATCTTCATCGAGAAGTTCGTGCAGGAGCCGCGCCACATCGAGATCCAGGTGCTGGGCGACAGCCATGGCAATGTGATTTATCTGAACGAGCGTGAATGCTCCATCCAGCGCCGCCACCAGAAGGTGATCGAAGAGGCCCCATCGCCCTTCATCTCTGACGCCACCCGCAAGGCCATGGGCGAGCAGGCGGTGCAGTTGGCCAAGGCCGTGAAGTACCAGAGCGCGGGCACGGTGGAGTTTGTGGTCGGCAAGGACCAGGACTTTTACTTTCTGGAGATGAACACCCGCCTGCAGGTGGAGCACCCGGTGACGGAATGCATCACCGGCCTGGACCTGGTGGAGCTGATGATCCGCGTGGCGGCGGGCGAGAAGCTGCCGTTGACACAAGCCGATGTGAAGCGCGATGGCTGGGCCATCGAGTGCCGCATCAACGCCGAAGATCCTTTCCGCAACTTCCTGCCGTCCACCGGCCGCCTGGTGCGCTTTCAGCCGCCGGAGGAGTCGATGTTCCAGTCCGATACGACCAAAAAATTGGGCGTGCGGGTGGACACGGGCGTGTATGAGGGCGGCGAGATCCCGATGTACTACGACTCGATGATCGCCAAGCTCATCGTGCACGGCACCGACCGCAACGACGCAATCGCCAAGATGCGCGCGGCGCTCAACAGCTTTGTGATTCGCGGCATCAGCAGCAACATCCCGTTCCAAGCCGCGCTGCTGGCGCACCCCAAGTTTGTGACGGGCGACTTCAACACCGGTTTCATCGCCGAGAACTACAGCAAGGGCTTCCACGCCGAAGACGTGCCGCACGGCGACCCGCTGTTCCTGGTGGCGCTGGCCGCGTTCATGCATCGCCGCTACCGTGCCCGCGCGTCGGGCATCAGCGGCCAGCTGGCGGGGCACGAGGTGAAGGTGGGCGAGCAGTTTGTGGTGGTGACGCTGGGCGCCGAAGGGCAGAACCAGCACCACGAGGTGACGGTGTCCGACTTTGAAGACAAATCGGGCTCCAGCGCAATCAGCGCGGGCGGTAATAGCTATCAGATCAGTAGCACCGCCACGCTGGGCCAGATTCGCGTGCAGGGCGCGTGCAACGGCCAGGGCTTCACTGCTCAGGTGGAGCGTGGCGTGGGCAAGAACCCGCTGGCGCTGCGCATTGCGCACAACGGCACGCAGATCGATGCACTGGTGCTGTCGCCGCTGGGTGCACGGCTGCACAAGCTCATGCCCTTCAAGGCGCCGCCAGACTTGTCCAAGTTCCTGCTGTCACCCATGCCCGGCCTGCTGGTCGATGTGGCGGTGCAGCCGGGCCAGAAGGTGCAGGCCGGTGAAAAGCTGGCGGTGATCGAGGCCATGAAGATGGAGAACATCCTCTTTGCCGCGCAGGATGGCGTGGTGGGCAAGGTCACCGCAGGCAAGGGCGAATCGCTGGCGGTGGACCAGATCATTCTGGAATTCCAGTGA
- a CDS encoding VOC family protein, which yields MTASQRPFKVLGIQQVAIGGTDKQRMKTLWVDMLGLTQTGTFQSERENVDEDILAMGQGAFKVEVDIMQPLDIDKKPAVHTTPLNHIGLWIDDLPKAVEWLTAKGVRFAPGGIRKGAAGYDITFLHPKSNDEFPIAGEGVLIELVQAPTDVIAALG from the coding sequence ATGACTGCCTCTCAACGCCCGTTCAAAGTTCTGGGCATCCAGCAGGTCGCCATTGGCGGCACCGACAAGCAGCGCATGAAGACCCTGTGGGTGGACATGCTGGGCCTCACGCAGACCGGCACCTTCCAGAGCGAGCGCGAGAACGTCGATGAAGACATCCTGGCCATGGGCCAGGGCGCGTTCAAGGTCGAGGTGGACATCATGCAGCCGCTCGACATCGACAAGAAACCCGCCGTGCACACCACACCGCTCAACCACATCGGCCTGTGGATTGACGACCTGCCCAAGGCCGTGGAATGGCTCACCGCCAAAGGCGTGCGTTTTGCGCCGGGCGGTATCCGCAAGGGGGCGGCGGGCTACGACATCACGTTTTTGCACCCCAAGAGCAATGACGAGTTTCCGATTGCGGGCGAAGGCGTGCTGATCGAGTTGGTGCAGGCACCCACGGATGTGATTGCCGCGTTGGGGTAG
- the scpA gene encoding methylmalonyl-CoA mutase, producing the protein MSDKPHNNAPEFAAASLDAWTKAAAKSAPGGDVNALNWVTPDGITVKPLYTAEDTANLPYANTLPGFEPYLRGPQATMYAVRPWTIRQYAGFSTAEESNAFYRKALAAGGQGVSVAFDLATHRGYDSDHPRVTGDVGKAGVAIDSVEDMKILFDQIPLDKVSVSMTMNGAVLPVLAGYVVAAEEQGVSQDKLSGTIQNDILKEFMVRNTYIYPPKPSMRIIGDIIGYTAKNMPKFNSISISGYHMQEAGANQALELAFTLADGKEYVKTAIASGLDVDEFAGRLSFFWAIGMNFYLEVAKMRAARLLWCRIMKATGAKNPKSLMLRTHCQTSGWSLTEQDPYNNVVRTTIEAMAAVFGGTQSLHTNSFDEAIALPTEFSARIARNTQLIIQEETHITNVIDPWAGSYMMEKLTQDMMDAAWKIIEEVEAMGGMTQAVDSGWAKLKIEAAAAEKQARIDSGKDVIVGVNKYKLAKEDPVDILQIDNMKVRDGQIERLKNIRGKRDPALVQQALDALNSAAESGEGNLLDLSIKAVRLRATVGEISDALEKVFGRHRADTQKVTGVYAAAYDSAEGWDKLKTEINAFAEEQGRRPRVMIAKLGQDGHDRGAKVVATAFADLGFDVDMGPLFQTPEECARQAIENDVHAVGVSTLAAGHKTLVPAIIQSLKDQGADDIIVFVGGVIPAQDYEHLYEAGVKGIYGPGTPIPASAKDVLEQIRKAVA; encoded by the coding sequence ATGAGTGACAAACCCCACAACAACGCCCCCGAGTTCGCTGCCGCTTCGCTGGACGCCTGGACCAAGGCGGCCGCCAAGTCGGCCCCCGGTGGCGATGTGAACGCCTTGAACTGGGTCACGCCCGACGGCATCACCGTCAAGCCGCTGTACACCGCCGAAGACACGGCCAACCTGCCGTATGCCAACACGCTGCCGGGCTTCGAGCCCTACCTGCGCGGCCCCCAGGCCACCATGTATGCGGTGCGCCCCTGGACCATTCGCCAATACGCAGGCTTTTCGACCGCTGAAGAATCCAACGCGTTCTACCGCAAGGCCCTGGCTGCAGGCGGGCAGGGCGTGAGCGTGGCCTTCGACCTGGCCACCCACCGGGGCTATGACAGCGACCACCCTCGCGTGACGGGCGACGTGGGCAAGGCGGGTGTGGCGATTGACTCGGTCGAGGACATGAAGATCCTGTTCGACCAGATCCCGCTCGACAAGGTCAGCGTGTCGATGACCATGAACGGCGCCGTGCTGCCTGTGCTGGCGGGCTATGTGGTGGCGGCGGAAGAGCAGGGCGTCTCGCAAGACAAGCTCAGCGGAACCATTCAGAACGACATTCTGAAAGAGTTCATGGTGCGCAACACCTACATCTACCCGCCCAAGCCCTCGATGCGCATCATTGGCGACATCATTGGCTACACGGCCAAGAACATGCCCAAGTTCAACTCGATCTCCATCTCGGGTTACCACATGCAGGAGGCCGGGGCCAACCAGGCGTTGGAGCTGGCCTTCACGCTGGCCGACGGCAAGGAATATGTGAAGACCGCCATCGCCTCGGGCCTGGACGTGGACGAGTTCGCCGGGCGCCTGTCGTTCTTCTGGGCGATTGGCATGAACTTCTATCTCGAAGTCGCCAAGATGCGCGCCGCGCGCCTGCTGTGGTGCCGCATCATGAAGGCCACGGGCGCCAAGAACCCCAAGAGCCTCATGCTGCGCACGCACTGCCAGACCTCGGGCTGGAGCCTCACCGAGCAGGACCCCTACAACAACGTGGTGCGCACCACCATCGAGGCCATGGCGGCCGTGTTTGGCGGCACCCAAAGCCTGCACACCAACAGCTTTGACGAAGCCATTGCGCTGCCCACCGAGTTCAGCGCCCGCATTGCGCGCAACACGCAGCTCATCATCCAGGAAGAGACCCACATCACCAACGTGATCGACCCCTGGGCTGGCAGCTACATGATGGAAAAGCTGACCCAGGACATGATGGACGCCGCCTGGAAGATCATCGAAGAGGTCGAGGCCATGGGCGGTATGACGCAGGCCGTGGACAGCGGCTGGGCCAAGCTCAAGATCGAGGCTGCAGCCGCAGAGAAGCAGGCACGCATCGACAGCGGCAAGGACGTGATCGTCGGCGTCAACAAATACAAGCTGGCCAAGGAAGACCCGGTCGATATCCTGCAGATCGACAACATGAAGGTGCGTGACGGCCAGATCGAGCGCCTGAAGAATATTCGGGGAAAACGCGATCCAGCGCTTGTCCAGCAAGCGCTAGATGCTCTCAATTCTGCAGCAGAAAGCGGCGAGGGCAACTTGCTGGACCTGTCGATCAAAGCCGTGCGCCTGCGTGCCACTGTGGGCGAGATCAGCGATGCGCTGGAGAAGGTTTTTGGGCGCCACCGCGCCGATACGCAAAAGGTGACCGGTGTGTACGCAGCTGCCTATGACTCGGCCGAAGGCTGGGACAAACTCAAGACCGAAATCAACGCCTTTGCCGAAGAACAGGGCCGCCGCCCCCGCGTGATGATCGCCAAACTGGGCCAGGACGGCCATGACCGGGGCGCCAAGGTGGTGGCCACCGCCTTTGCTGACCTGGGCTTTGACGTGGACATGGGCCCGCTCTTCCAGACCCCCGAGGAATGCGCCCGCCAAGCCATCGAAAACGACGTGCACGCCGTGGGCGTGAGCACGCTGGCGGCAGGCCACAAGACACTGGTGCCCGCCATCATCCAGTCGCTCAAGGACCAGGGCGCGGACGACATCATTGTGTTTGTGGGCGGGGTGATTCCGGCGCAAGACTATGAGCATCTGTATGAGGCGGGCGTGAAGGGCATTTACGGGCCCGGTACGCCGATTCCAGCCAGTGCGAAAGACGTGCTGGAGCAGATTCGCAAGGCAGTGGCGTGA
- a CDS encoding GntR family transcriptional regulator produces MSALTLTPRALYEEVAEQLRQRIFRRELEPGSWIDELKIAEEFGISRTPLREALKVLAAEGLVTMKVRRGAYVTEMSEKDLRDVYHLLSLLESDAAGVVATTATPAQLQELQDLHAELEAAASERERFFAVNERFHMLLLELADNRWRSQMVADLRKVMKLNRHNSLLKQGRIEDSLNEHRAILAAMVARDAKATAKAMHAHFAQGLEAAT; encoded by the coding sequence ATGTCTGCCCTCACCCTCACTCCCCGCGCGCTCTACGAAGAAGTGGCTGAGCAGTTGCGCCAGCGCATCTTTCGCCGCGAACTGGAGCCCGGCAGCTGGATTGACGAGCTCAAGATTGCTGAAGAATTCGGCATCAGCCGCACCCCCTTGCGCGAGGCGCTGAAGGTGCTGGCCGCCGAGGGCCTGGTCACGATGAAGGTGCGCCGTGGCGCCTATGTGACCGAAATGAGCGAAAAAGACCTGCGCGACGTGTACCACCTGCTCAGCCTGCTGGAAAGCGACGCAGCTGGTGTGGTCGCCACCACCGCCACCCCCGCGCAACTGCAAGAGCTGCAGGACCTGCATGCAGAGCTGGAGGCCGCCGCCAGCGAACGCGAGCGCTTTTTTGCCGTGAACGAGCGCTTTCACATGCTGCTGCTGGAGCTGGCCGACAACCGCTGGCGCAGCCAGATGGTGGCCGATTTGCGCAAGGTGATGAAGCTCAACCGCCACAACTCACTGCTCAAACAGGGGCGCATCGAAGACTCACTGAACGAGCACCGCGCCATCCTCGCCGCCATGGTGGCGCGCGACGCCAAAGCCACGGCGAAGGCCATGCACGCCCACTTTGCGCAGGGCCTCGAAGCGGCGACCTAG
- the bioB gene encoding biotin synthase BioB — protein MEINATIPTHRAQPVRIHRNAVAPVVAGPWTVEAIQALLDKPFMDLLFEAQTVHRQHWPAGNIELATLLSVKTGGCPENCGYCPQAAEFDTGVKADKLMEVDEVVRAAQAAKDAGATRFCMGAAWRAPKDRDIEKVSALIGAVKGLGLQTCATLGMLESHQAQALKDAGLDYYNHNLDTAPEYYSDVVSTRAYQDRLDTLAHVRTAGISVCCGGIVGMGEAPVHRAGLIAQLANLQPYPESVPINSLVRVPGTPLADSAPVDPLDFVRVIAVARITMPKARVRLSAGRQQMGDAVQALCFLAGANSIFYGDKLLVTGNPDVEADVQLLGKLGLNGHRTTTTEKEQTECR, from the coding sequence ATGGAAATCAACGCAACAATCCCCACCCACCGCGCTCAGCCAGTGCGCATCCACCGCAATGCAGTTGCACCGGTGGTTGCCGGGCCGTGGACGGTGGAGGCCATTCAGGCGCTGCTCGACAAACCGTTCATGGACCTGCTGTTCGAGGCCCAGACGGTGCACCGCCAGCATTGGCCTGCGGGCAACATTGAGCTGGCCACGCTGCTGTCGGTCAAAACGGGGGGCTGCCCCGAAAACTGTGGCTATTGCCCGCAGGCCGCCGAGTTCGACACCGGCGTGAAGGCCGACAAACTCATGGAGGTGGATGAAGTGGTGCGCGCCGCCCAGGCCGCCAAAGACGCTGGCGCCACCCGCTTTTGCATGGGCGCCGCCTGGCGCGCCCCCAAAGACCGCGACATTGAAAAAGTCAGCGCCCTGATTGGCGCCGTGAAGGGCCTGGGCCTGCAGACCTGCGCCACGCTGGGCATGCTCGAATCACACCAGGCGCAGGCGTTGAAGGACGCCGGGCTGGACTATTACAACCACAACCTGGACACCGCCCCCGAGTACTACTCCGACGTGGTCAGCACCCGGGCCTACCAGGACCGGCTGGACACGCTGGCGCATGTGCGCACCGCAGGCATCAGCGTGTGCTGCGGCGGCATTGTGGGCATGGGCGAGGCGCCGGTGCACCGTGCGGGCCTGATCGCGCAGCTGGCCAATCTGCAGCCATACCCCGAGTCGGTGCCTATCAACAGCCTGGTGCGGGTGCCCGGCACGCCACTGGCCGACAGCGCGCCGGTAGATCCCCTCGACTTTGTGCGCGTAATCGCCGTGGCACGCATCACCATGCCGAAGGCACGCGTGCGCCTGTCTGCGGGTCGCCAGCAGATGGGCGACGCCGTGCAGGCGTTGTGTTTTCTGGCGGGAGCCAACTCCATCTTTTATGGCGACAAACTGCTGGTGACCGGCAACCCCGACGTGGAGGCCGATGTGCAACTGCTGGGCAAGCTGGGGTTGAACGGGCACCGGACCACAACCACTGAAAAAGAACAAACCGAGTGCCGCTGA